The following coding sequences are from one Melanotaenia boesemani isolate fMelBoe1 chromosome 17, fMelBoe1.pri, whole genome shotgun sequence window:
- the LOC121656275 gene encoding erythroblast NAD(P)(+)--arginine ADP-ribosyltransferase-like isoform X4, whose translation MKNMMIFTPLCLTLCWMLSVDSKRIPLDMADQSFDDMYDGCNDKASMDKIKEQFSKELTSGVYAQAWKKAQTCAVQKFNIRSTEDMNLTMDHMQAICVYTAIYAHLQFNTAVREQRKNYIKPFQFHILHFLLTTAIRILNPNHRCHITYRRTGVAFTGTLNQTIRFGFFASSSYIINLTRFGNETCFKIETCYGGYLKNYSQYDEQEVLIPPYEKFAIKDIVRPPRYIKGLKDCKTVYVLESAGYKSNLNCNVFNPHPLTRIYWKANKISWLARICRRISPDWLVAEERAVWVSQLRHLPPRPDSG comes from the exons ATGAAGAACATGATGATCTTCACTCCGCTGTGTCTGACCCTGTGCTGGATGCTCTCTGTGGACTCCAAGAGG atCCCATTAGACATGGCTGACCAATCGTTTGATGACATGTACGATGGCTGCAACGACAAAGCGTCAATGGACAAGATCAAAGAGCAGTTTTCTAAAGAGCTGACAAGTGGAGTATATGCACAGGCCTGGAAAAAAGCTCAAACGTGTGCTGTTCAGAAGTTTAACATAAGGAGCACGGAGGACATGAATCTGACCATGGATCACATGCAAGCAATCTGTGTGTACACAGCTATTTATGCGCATTTACAGTTTAATACAGCTGTCAGAGAACAAAGGAAAAATTATATTAAGCCATTCCAGTTccatattttacatttcctgTTGACAACAGCCATTAGAATATTGAATCCTAATCACCGCTGTCACATCACCTACAGACGAACTGGAGTTGCATTTACTGGAACACTCAACCAAACAATTCGTTTTGGTTTCTTTGCATCCAGCTCTTACATAATAAACCTGACCCGATTTGGTAATGAAACCTGCTTTAAGATTGAGACCTGCTATGGTGgatatttaaaaaactattcACAATATGATGAGCAAGAAGTGCTCATCCCACCGTATGAGAAGTTCGCTATTAAAGACATAGTTAGACCACCACGTTATATCAAAGGGCTGAAAGACTGTAAAACCGTCTATGTGTTGGAGAGTGCAGGATATAAAAGTAATCTGAACTGCAACGTATTTAATCCACATCCATTAACTCGTATTTACTGGAAGGCAAACAAAAT CTCGTGGCTGGCCCGGATATGCCGCCGGATTTCCCCAGATTGGCTGGTGGCCGAggagagggcagtctgggtttcccaACTTAGGCacctgcccccgcgacccgactctggataa
- the LOC121656275 gene encoding T-cell ecto-ADP-ribosyltransferase 1-like isoform X1, with amino-acid sequence MKNMMIFTPLCLTLCWMLSVDSMRVIPVSDVFPLDMAEKSVDDMYDGCSDTASMDWIKNKYSKELTSGEEYAWAWKKAETCADDRFKKRSPEDMALTKDHMQAICVYTARYIYSEFNAAVRKQRENYPESFQYHILHSLLTTAIRILNPNNDCHITYRRNNVAFTGTLNQKIRFGSFASSSYKTNLIIFGNETCFQIKTCYGGYLKDYSFLNKREQEVLIPPYEKFTIKDIKRSREIEGLEDCKIVYVLESAGTESNLNCKLFNPHPLARICWQAKKISRARPTRKRSRGRPRIRKDSSWLARICRRISPDWLVAEERAVWVSQLRHLPPRPDSG; translated from the exons ATGAAGAACATGATGATCTTCACTCCGCTGTGTCTGACCCTGTGCTGGATGCtttctgtggactccatgaGGGTC atCCCTGTCAGTGATGTGTTCCCATTAGACATGGCTGAGAAATCAGTTGATGACATGTATGATGGCTGCAGCGACACGGCATCGATGGACTGGATAAAAAACAAGTACTCTAAGGAGCTGACAAGTGGAGAAGAATATGCATGGGCCTGGAAAAAAGCTGAAACGTGTGCTGATGATAGGTTTAAGAAAAGGAGCCCAGAGGACATGGCTCTGACCAAAGATCACATGCAAGCAATCTGTGTGTACACAGCTAGATATATATATTCAGAGTTTAATGCAGCAGTCagaaaacaaagggaaaattATCCTGAGTCATTCCAGTACCATATTTTACATTCCCTGTTGACAACAGCCATTAGAATCTTGAACCCTAATAACGACTGTCACATCACCTACAGACGAAATAATGTTGCATTTACTGGAACACTCAACCAAAAAATTCGTTTTGGTTCCTTTGCATCCAGCTCTTACAAAACGAACCTGATCATCTTTGGTAACGAGACCTGCTTTCAGATTAAGACCTGCTATGGTGGATATTTAAAAGACTATTCATTCTTGAATAAACGTGAGCAAGAAGTGCTCATCCCACCTTATGAGAAGTTCACtattaaagacataaaaagatCTCGTGAAATTGAAGGGTTGGAAGACTGTAAAATTGTCTATGTGTTGGAGAGTGCAGGAACTGAAAGTAATCTGAACTGCAAGTTATTTAATCCGCATCCATTGGCTCGTATTTGCTGGCAGGCAAAAAAAATATcacgggcacgtcccaccagaaagaggtcCCGGGGAAGACCGAGGATCCGGAAAGACAGCTCGTGGCTGGCCCGGATATGCCGCCGGATTTCCCCAGATTGGCTGGTGGCCGAggagagggcagtctgggtttcccaACTTAGGCacctgcccccgcgacccgactctggataa
- the LOC121656275 gene encoding T-cell ecto-ADP-ribosyltransferase 1-like isoform X3, whose amino-acid sequence MKNMMIFTPLCLTLCWMLSVDSMRVIPVSDVFPLDMAEKSVDDMYDGCSDTASMDWIKNKYSKELTSGEEYAWAWKKAETCADDRFKKRSPEDMALTKDHMQAICVYTARYIYSEFNAAVRKQRENYPESFQYHILHSLLTTAIRILNPNNDCHITYRRNNVAFTGTLNQKIRFGSFASSSYKTNLIIFGNETCFQIKTCYGGYLKDYSFLNKREQEVLIPPYEKFTIKDIKRSREIEGLEDCKIVYVLESAGTESNLNCKLFNPHPLARICWQAKKISWLARICRRISPDWLVAEERAVWVSQLRHLPPRPDSG is encoded by the exons ATGAAGAACATGATGATCTTCACTCCGCTGTGTCTGACCCTGTGCTGGATGCtttctgtggactccatgaGGGTC atCCCTGTCAGTGATGTGTTCCCATTAGACATGGCTGAGAAATCAGTTGATGACATGTATGATGGCTGCAGCGACACGGCATCGATGGACTGGATAAAAAACAAGTACTCTAAGGAGCTGACAAGTGGAGAAGAATATGCATGGGCCTGGAAAAAAGCTGAAACGTGTGCTGATGATAGGTTTAAGAAAAGGAGCCCAGAGGACATGGCTCTGACCAAAGATCACATGCAAGCAATCTGTGTGTACACAGCTAGATATATATATTCAGAGTTTAATGCAGCAGTCagaaaacaaagggaaaattATCCTGAGTCATTCCAGTACCATATTTTACATTCCCTGTTGACAACAGCCATTAGAATCTTGAACCCTAATAACGACTGTCACATCACCTACAGACGAAATAATGTTGCATTTACTGGAACACTCAACCAAAAAATTCGTTTTGGTTCCTTTGCATCCAGCTCTTACAAAACGAACCTGATCATCTTTGGTAACGAGACCTGCTTTCAGATTAAGACCTGCTATGGTGGATATTTAAAAGACTATTCATTCTTGAATAAACGTGAGCAAGAAGTGCTCATCCCACCTTATGAGAAGTTCACtattaaagacataaaaagatCTCGTGAAATTGAAGGGTTGGAAGACTGTAAAATTGTCTATGTGTTGGAGAGTGCAGGAACTGAAAGTAATCTGAACTGCAAGTTATTTAATCCGCATCCATTGGCTCGTATTTGCTGGCAGGCAAAAAAAAT CTCGTGGCTGGCCCGGATATGCCGCCGGATTTCCCCAGATTGGCTGGTGGCCGAggagagggcagtctgggtttcccaACTTAGGCacctgcccccgcgacccgactctggataa
- the LOC121656275 gene encoding ecto-ADP-ribosyltransferase 4-like isoform X2 has protein sequence MKNMMIFTPLCLTLCWMLSVDSMRVFPLNMAEDSVDDMYDGCSDTASMDWIKNKYSKELTSGEEYAWAWKKAETCADDRFKKRSPEDMALTKDHMQAICVYTARYIYSEFNAAVRKQRENYPESFQYHILHSLLTTAIRILNPNNDCHITYRRNNVAFTGTLNQKIRFGSFASSSYKTNLIIFGNETCFQIKTCYGGYLKDYSFLNKREQEVLIPPYEKFTIKDIKRSREIEGLEDCKIVYVLESAGTESNLNCKLFNPHPLARICWQAKKISRARPTRKRSRGRPRIRKDSSWLARICRRISPDWLVAEERAVWVSQLRHLPPRPDSG, from the exons ATGAAGAACATGATGATCTTCACTCCGCTGTGTCTGACCCTGTGCTGGATGCtttctgtggactccatgaGGGTC ttcccATTAAACATGGCTGAGGATTCG GTTGATGACATGTATGATGGCTGCAGCGACACGGCATCGATGGACTGGATAAAAAACAAGTACTCTAAGGAGCTGACAAGTGGAGAAGAATATGCATGGGCCTGGAAAAAAGCTGAAACGTGTGCTGATGATAGGTTTAAGAAAAGGAGCCCAGAGGACATGGCTCTGACCAAAGATCACATGCAAGCAATCTGTGTGTACACAGCTAGATATATATATTCAGAGTTTAATGCAGCAGTCagaaaacaaagggaaaattATCCTGAGTCATTCCAGTACCATATTTTACATTCCCTGTTGACAACAGCCATTAGAATCTTGAACCCTAATAACGACTGTCACATCACCTACAGACGAAATAATGTTGCATTTACTGGAACACTCAACCAAAAAATTCGTTTTGGTTCCTTTGCATCCAGCTCTTACAAAACGAACCTGATCATCTTTGGTAACGAGACCTGCTTTCAGATTAAGACCTGCTATGGTGGATATTTAAAAGACTATTCATTCTTGAATAAACGTGAGCAAGAAGTGCTCATCCCACCTTATGAGAAGTTCACtattaaagacataaaaagatCTCGTGAAATTGAAGGGTTGGAAGACTGTAAAATTGTCTATGTGTTGGAGAGTGCAGGAACTGAAAGTAATCTGAACTGCAAGTTATTTAATCCGCATCCATTGGCTCGTATTTGCTGGCAGGCAAAAAAAATATcacgggcacgtcccaccagaaagaggtcCCGGGGAAGACCGAGGATCCGGAAAGACAGCTCGTGGCTGGCCCGGATATGCCGCCGGATTTCCCCAGATTGGCTGGTGGCCGAggagagggcagtctgggtttcccaACTTAGGCacctgcccccgcgacccgactctggataa
- the LOC121628364 gene encoding erythroblast NAD(P)(+)--arginine ADP-ribosyltransferase-like produces MKNMMIFTPLCLTLCWMLSVDSMRIRHSPGFPLNMANDSVDDMYDGCDDTASMDWRKKQYSKELTSGVYARPWKNATTCANEKFNIRSREDMNLTKDHMQAICVYTHFDVYSKFNEAVRGQKKKYTKSFQYHILHLLLTTAIKILNPNHRCHTTYRRSRDAFTGTVNQTIRFGSFASSSYMTNLTRFGNKTCFKINTCYGGYLKNYSYYNDEQEVLIPPYEKFTIKDQVKPEGEMKGLEYCKILYVLESAGIENNLNCKLGLVQQVKKTLQLGLQRLKSRFTKAKIISSANNEKK; encoded by the exons ATGAAGAACATGATGATCTTCACTCCGCTGTGTCTGACCCTGTGCTGGATGCtctctgtggactccatgagG ATCCGCCACAGTCCTGGGTTCCCATTAAACATGGCTAACGATTCGGTTGATGACATGTACGATGGCTGCGACGACACGGCATCGATGGACTGGAGAAAAAAGCAGTACTCTAAAGAGCTGACAAGTGGAGTATATGCACGGCCTTGGAAAAATGCTACAACGTGTGCTAATGAGAAGTTTAACATAAGGAGCAGGGAGGACATGAATCTGACCAAAGATCACATGCAAGCAATCTGTGTGTACACACATTTTGATGTGTATTCAAAGTTCAATGAAGCCGTcagaggacaaaagaaaaaatatactAAGTCATTCCAGTAccatattttacatttgctgTTGACAACAGCCATTAAAATCTTGAATCCTAATCACCGCTGTCACACCACCTACAGACGATCTCGAGATGCATTTACTGGAACGGTCAACCAAACAATTCGATTTGGTTCCTTTGCATCCAGCTCTTACATGACAAACCTGACCCGATTCGGTAATAAAACCTGCTTTAAGATTAACACCTGCTATGGTGGATATTTGAAAAACTATTCATACTACAATGACGAGCAAGAAGTGCTCATCCCACCTTATGAGAAGTTCACTATCAAAGACCAAGTTAAACCAGAAGGTGAAATGAAAGGGTTGGAATACTGTAAAATTCTATATGTGTTGGAGAGTGCAGGAATTGAAAATAATCTGAACTGCAAGTTAGGTCTTGTGCAACAGGTTAAAAAAACTCTTCAGCTCGGGTTACAAAGGTTGAAATCACGTTTCACCAAAGCCAAGATAATATCTAGtgcaaacaatgaaaaaaaataa